TTTGTCCGACAGGGTGGTGGTGATGGATTACGGCCGCAAGATCGGAGACGGCACCCCGGACGAGGTCCGCAATAATCAAGAGGTCATCGACGCCTATCTGGGGGTCGCCCATGACTGATCCCGCCCGTTTCCACACCGAAGGAGCCCGCTGATGGACCAGCTTATCTTCTCTGCCGAGGTGTTTCTGAACGGTCTGATGACCGGGGTGATGTACTCGCTGGTGGCGCTTGGCTTCGTGCTGATTTTCAAGGCCTCGGGCGTGTTCAACTATGCGCAGGGCGTGCTGGCGCTGTTTGCGGCGCTGACTCTGGTCGGGATCATGGACGGTCAGGTGCCGTTCCGCCATCTGATCAATGCGATGTTCGGCACGCATCTGGAGAATTTCGGCTGGACCGTGGGTCCGGTGCTGGCAATCCTGCTGACGGCGGGGGTGATGGTGATCCTCGCCATCCTGATCGAAAAGCTGGTGCTGCAACATCTGGTCGGTCAGGAACCGATTATCCTGTTCATGGCGACCATCGGGCTGGCATATTTCCTGGAAGGTCTGGGCGATGTCATGTGGGGCGCTGATATCAAGACGCTGGATGTCGGCCTGCCGCAGGGGATTTCCGAAACTATCGAGCAGGTCACCGCCAACTGGTTCGGCTATGGTTTCTTCATCGACCGGCTGGATATCTGGGCGACGATCATCGCCGCGCTTCTCGTCGCCGCACTGGTCGCGTTTTCGCAATACACCAAACAGGGCCGCGCCATGCGCGCCGTGGCCGACGATCATCAGGCGGCGCTGTCAGTGGGGATCAGTCTGCAATTCATCTGGATCATGGTCTGGTCCATCGCTGGGTTCGTGGCGCTTGTCGCGGGGATCATGTGGGGGACCAAATCCGGCGTTCAGTTCTCACTCAGCCTGATTGCGTTGAAGGCGCTGCCGGTGCTGATGCTGGGCGGGTTTACCTCGATCCCCGGCGCGATTGTGGGCGGGCTGATCATCGGGGTGGGCGAAAAACTGTTTGAATTCTGGATCGGCCCGCTGGTCGGCGGCGCGACCGAGAACTGGTTCGCCTATGTGTTGGCGCTGATCTTTCTGGTGTTCCGCCCGCAGGGACTGTTCGGCGAACGCATTATCGAGCGGGTGTGACGATGGCGGCCGGGATGGGTATTTGGATGAAGAAAAAAGCCGCGTCTTGCTTTCATCCTGGCAGAAATATCCTCGGGGGTCCGGGGGTGGATAACCCCCAGCTGCGGCAAGGCAATAGAAAGGGATGCTATGTTCTATCGTGAAGCCGGTGACTTCAAGACGAGCTATCGCGACGATGGCCAGACCTTCCCCATCCGGCTGGATCGCTTCGGATATTATGCCATTCTCGGCGTGGCGGCGATGGTGGTGCCCTTCGTCATCAATGACTATTGGGCAAGCGCGGTTCTGCTGCCGTTCCTGATCTATGCAATCGCGTCCTTGGGGCTTAACATCCTGACCGGCTATGCCGGGCAGGTCAGCCTGGGCACGGGCGGGTTCATGGCGGTGGGGGCTTATGCGGTCTATAAGCTGATGACAGCGTTTCCGGATATCAGCATTTTGATCCATATCCTGCTGGCCGGGGGCATTACTGCGATGGTTGGGATCGCTTTCGGTCTGCCAAGCCTGCGGATCAAGGGGTTCTATCTGGCTGTGGCGACGCTGGCGGCGCAGTTCTTCCTTGTCTGGCTGTTCAATAAGGTGCCGTGGTTCTATAACTATTCTGCCTCGGGCCAGATCACCGCACCCGAGCGCACGGTGCTTGGCTGGGCCGTGACCGGACCTGCGGCAAGCCCGGCGGCGAAATATCTGGTCTGTCTTGCTTTTGTGTTCCTCGCGGCCTGGATTGCGCGGAATCTGACGCGGGGCATGATCGGGCGGAAATGGATGGCGATCCGGGATATGGACATCGCGGCCGAGATCATTGGGGTGAATCCTCTGACCGCAAAACTGTCGGCTTTCGGTGTCAGCTCATTCTTTGTCGGTATCTCCGGAGCATTGCTGTTCGCGGTATATCTTGGCGCCGCTGAGGTGGGAGAGGCGTTCGGCATCAATAAAAGCTTTCTCGTGCTGTTCATGGTCATCATTGGCGGTCTCGGCTCGATCTTCGGCAGCTTTGCAGGAGCGGCCTTCATGGTGCTGATGCCGGTGCTGCTGAAGAACCTGCTGGTCGGCACGCTTGGCTGGCCGACCGATCTGGCCGCCTATATCGAACTGATGATCGTCGGCGCATTGATCATCTTTTTCCTGATCGTCGAGCCGCACGGGTTGGCCCGGCTCTGGCGGCTGGTGAAGGAAAAATTGCGGCTCTGGCCGTTCCCGCATTAACAGGCAGAACCGGTTCAACCGGCAAACATCTCTGGGAGGAGAAGAAATGAAGACGAAACTGGCAGCATTGGCCGCAGCTACGATGATGGCAGCGGCACCGGCCATGGCCGATCTGATCGTGCCGAACCTATCCTATCGGACCGGGGCTTACGGAGCGAACGGGACACAATATGCGGATGGGTTCAATGATTACTTCACTTTGCTGAATGAACGCGATGGCGGGATCGGCGGGGAAATCATTCAGGTTCCGGAATGTGAGACCGCGTATAACACCGAAAAAGGTGTCGAATGTTATGAATCGACGAAAGAGGGGGCGCTTGTCTTCAACCCGCTTTCGACCGGGATCACCTATCAGCTTATCCCCAAGGTCTCGGTGGACAAGAAGGTGCTGTACACGCCCGGTTATGGCCGTACCTCGTCCAAGAACGGCAAAGTGTTCGAGTGGATTTTCAACGCGCCCGCGAATTACTGGGACGGTGCGTCTGTGGCGATCAAATATCTGCTTGATGAAAATGGCGGAGATCTGAACGGCAAGAAGATCGCGCTTCTTTATCACAACTCTGCCTATGGCAAGGAACCGATCCGCACCCTGCAGGAGCTGAGCGTGAAACACGGCTTCGATCTGTCCGAGATCCCTGTCGAAGCGCCTGGACAAGAGCAGAAATCCCAGTGGCTGCAGATACGCCGCGATCAGCCGGACTATGTGCTGATGTGGGGGTGGGGCGTGATGAATCAGGTGGCTATTCAGGAGGCCTCTAATATCCGCTTCCCGATGGAGAATTTCATCGGCATCTGGTGGGCCGGTTCTGAAATCGACGTGCTGCCTGCGGGTGACGGCTCGAACGGGTATAAATCGGTGACCTTCAACGGTGTTGGCACGGATTATCCGCTTTACGACGATCTTCAGACCCATGTGATTGATGCAGGGCTTGCCAGCCAGGGCGGTGAGCATGTCGGTTCTGCGGTTTATTCCCGCGGAATGTATGCTGCGGTTGTCATCGCCGAGGCGATCCGGACCGCGCAGGAACTGGCCGGAACCTCGGCCATCTCGGCGGAACAGCTTCGCGACGGGTTCGAGAATCTGAACATCACCGATGAGCGTCTGACGGAGATCGGGCTGCCCGATTTCGGTCCTGCTTTCGAAACAAGCTGCGCCAATCACGGCGGCAACGGCATGGCGCGTATTCAGCAATGGGATGCGGCGGCCAAGCAGTGGAACCTGATCACCGAGTTCACCGGCCCGGATAATGAGGTTCTCGAC
This sequence is a window from Paracoccus aerodenitrificans. Protein-coding genes within it:
- a CDS encoding branched-chain amino acid ABC transporter permease; the protein is MMDQLIFSAEVFLNGLMTGVMYSLVALGFVLIFKASGVFNYAQGVLALFAALTLVGIMDGQVPFRHLINAMFGTHLENFGWTVGPVLAILLTAGVMVILAILIEKLVLQHLVGQEPIILFMATIGLAYFLEGLGDVMWGADIKTLDVGLPQGISETIEQVTANWFGYGFFIDRLDIWATIIAALLVAALVAFSQYTKQGRAMRAVADDHQAALSVGISLQFIWIMVWSIAGFVALVAGIMWGTKSGVQFSLSLIALKALPVLMLGGFTSIPGAIVGGLIIGVGEKLFEFWIGPLVGGATENWFAYVLALIFLVFRPQGLFGERIIERV
- a CDS encoding branched-chain amino acid ABC transporter permease; translated protein: MFYREAGDFKTSYRDDGQTFPIRLDRFGYYAILGVAAMVVPFVINDYWASAVLLPFLIYAIASLGLNILTGYAGQVSLGTGGFMAVGAYAVYKLMTAFPDISILIHILLAGGITAMVGIAFGLPSLRIKGFYLAVATLAAQFFLVWLFNKVPWFYNYSASGQITAPERTVLGWAVTGPAASPAAKYLVCLAFVFLAAWIARNLTRGMIGRKWMAIRDMDIAAEIIGVNPLTAKLSAFGVSSFFVGISGALLFAVYLGAAEVGEAFGINKSFLVLFMVIIGGLGSIFGSFAGAAFMVLMPVLLKNLLVGTLGWPTDLAAYIELMIVGALIIFFLIVEPHGLARLWRLVKEKLRLWPFPH
- a CDS encoding ABC transporter substrate-binding protein; translation: MKTKLAALAAATMMAAAPAMADLIVPNLSYRTGAYGANGTQYADGFNDYFTLLNERDGGIGGEIIQVPECETAYNTEKGVECYESTKEGALVFNPLSTGITYQLIPKVSVDKKVLYTPGYGRTSSKNGKVFEWIFNAPANYWDGASVAIKYLLDENGGDLNGKKIALLYHNSAYGKEPIRTLQELSVKHGFDLSEIPVEAPGQEQKSQWLQIRRDQPDYVLMWGWGVMNQVAIQEASNIRFPMENFIGIWWAGSEIDVLPAGDGSNGYKSVTFNGVGTDYPLYDDLQTHVIDAGLASQGGEHVGSAVYSRGMYAAVVIAEAIRTAQELAGTSAISAEQLRDGFENLNITDERLTEIGLPDFGPAFETSCANHGGNGMARIQQWDAAAKQWNLITEFTGPDNEVLDPLIAEDSAAYAAEAGIEERTCD